A genomic stretch from Achromobacter spanius includes:
- a CDS encoding TadE family protein: MTQRCLYSSLPARQQGQAIVEALLMLPLMAVLVWAVTWAGGLQFSAQQLSQASRKTAMSGALGQPVAPAHSMAATGQRQRVLELPGFAPSNMSVLQDEWFGVGLRLLSVYARSMPSQAGRAPIIARHAHVAMGAGHAHGDADAHRRIGNAPTAWRQVERVSLAQARRVGPATRRMDGPWRRPALQTDWLSAWADVVPPDRLGTRKGRKP, encoded by the coding sequence ATGACGCAAAGGTGTTTGTATTCCAGTCTTCCGGCGAGGCAACAGGGGCAGGCAATCGTTGAGGCCCTGCTGATGCTGCCGCTGATGGCTGTGTTGGTTTGGGCGGTGACCTGGGCCGGCGGGCTGCAGTTTTCGGCGCAACAGTTGTCGCAGGCTAGCCGCAAGACAGCGATGTCCGGCGCACTGGGGCAGCCTGTGGCGCCAGCACATTCCATGGCAGCTACCGGACAGCGCCAACGGGTTCTTGAGCTGCCCGGCTTTGCGCCTTCGAACATGTCTGTATTGCAAGACGAATGGTTTGGCGTGGGCCTGCGCCTGCTGTCGGTGTATGCGCGCTCGATGCCCTCGCAGGCGGGGCGAGCGCCGATCATTGCGCGCCACGCGCATGTGGCGATGGGCGCCGGTCATGCACACGGAGATGCCGACGCGCACCGCCGGATTGGCAATGCACCGACTGCATGGCGTCAGGTTGAACGCGTGTCGCTTGCGCAGGCGCGACGAGTCGGGCCCGCCACACGGCGCATGGACGGCCCCTGGCGGCGGCCGGCACTACAGACTGATTGGCTATCGGCATGGGCGGATGTGGTGCCGCCTGACCGGTTGGGAACACGTAAAGGACGAAAGCCATGA
- the cpaB gene encoding Flp pilus assembly protein CpaB, translating into MKAVLMHGVSRLRRAGVYGLALLAGLLSAWAVREHVQQRVEALEAEARTPVVERLVAAYDLAAGTRLEEADVAVREIPAQWASSASLDPLALNNLLGGTLVADVAHGEPLLKSHLTFSMPTPALASRLRAGQRALTVAAADLGGLADMLHAGDLIDIYVTFPHRQKELTVPLLQGMRVLTVGAGADEDEAATGAGGITLAADPDQAMKFVAARQAGSLTAMLRHRDDEAAVAESTQTDLASLIGLAPEPAPAPGVAILYGDRMQVQSPVPSDAAAMAGIASERP; encoded by the coding sequence ATGAAGGCTGTACTGATGCATGGCGTGTCCCGGCTACGCCGCGCAGGCGTGTATGGCTTGGCGTTGTTGGCCGGGCTGTTGTCGGCATGGGCGGTGCGCGAGCACGTGCAGCAACGGGTAGAGGCATTGGAAGCCGAGGCCCGCACACCGGTTGTCGAGCGTCTGGTTGCCGCCTATGACCTTGCCGCGGGTACGCGGCTGGAAGAGGCTGACGTGGCGGTGCGCGAAATTCCGGCGCAGTGGGCATCTTCCGCCAGCCTGGACCCGCTGGCATTGAACAACTTGCTTGGCGGCACCCTGGTGGCGGATGTGGCCCACGGTGAACCGCTGCTGAAGTCACATCTGACTTTCTCCATGCCGACCCCCGCTCTGGCATCCCGATTGCGCGCGGGTCAGCGGGCGCTGACTGTCGCCGCGGCTGACCTTGGCGGGCTGGCCGATATGCTGCATGCGGGAGATCTTATCGATATCTACGTGACCTTTCCCCATCGCCAAAAAGAACTCACCGTGCCTTTGCTGCAGGGCATGCGCGTGCTGACGGTTGGCGCCGGGGCCGATGAGGACGAGGCGGCAACCGGTGCCGGCGGCATTACGCTTGCCGCTGATCCGGACCAAGCCATGAAATTCGTCGCTGCCAGGCAGGCTGGCTCGTTGACGGCCATGCTGCGACATCGCGACGATGAGGCGGCCGTTGCCGAATCCACGCAGACGGATCTGGCCTCGCTCATCGGATTGGCGCCCGAACCCGCGCCCGCGCCAGGCGTTGCGATCTTGTACGGGGACCGCATGCAGGTCCAATCGCCTGTTCCTTCAGACGCCGCCGCAATGGCGGGCATTGCTTCGGAGCGGCCATGA
- a CDS encoding type II and III secretion system protein family protein — MRRLAFILGVITLALTSAAANATSATSAASNEPQALELQVGETRVLPHPGVKRVAIGNGQVLSAVATEGREVVIFARAEGVSSVHVWTAGGKPKAYDLRVVAAGAPRLRAEVESLLARIPGARSTTVGGRIVIEGDDLSDDDRARIAALAERYPAILDFTGQVGWDRMVLLDVQVVEIPTSRMREFGLRWDGVTQGGANAGMAWDAGSRGRMTRPGESIIETTGPVPAAAGYFGVNALLSARIAALAQSGEAVMLAQPQLLARSGASATFLAGGEVPYTSTDSRGNPTTLFKPYGVSLNITPRIDRNGVIRSLIEVEASSVDTSLSVAGGPALRTRRASTEFNVRSGNTLVIGGFLSREQGQEINGLPWLQNIPILGALFSSRRFQQRETELAIFVTPKIVSQSEPAMQDRVRRGRGVLETAFPEPPRLGTATPVTAEAWDPYAGAGSQWVARDDSPPTPQRE; from the coding sequence ATGAGACGCCTCGCATTCATCCTGGGCGTCATCACGCTTGCCCTGACGTCCGCAGCGGCCAACGCCACCTCAGCCACCTCCGCCGCCTCAAACGAGCCGCAAGCGCTGGAGTTGCAGGTGGGTGAAACCCGGGTGCTGCCGCACCCCGGAGTGAAAAGAGTGGCCATTGGAAATGGACAGGTCTTGAGCGCTGTTGCGACCGAGGGCCGGGAGGTCGTGATATTTGCCCGCGCCGAAGGGGTGTCGTCGGTGCACGTGTGGACAGCCGGAGGCAAGCCGAAAGCCTATGACTTGCGCGTCGTTGCCGCTGGCGCACCACGTTTGCGGGCAGAGGTTGAGTCGCTGCTTGCCCGTATCCCCGGCGCGCGCAGCACCACGGTGGGAGGGCGTATCGTGATCGAAGGAGACGATTTGTCCGACGACGACCGGGCACGCATCGCCGCCTTGGCCGAACGTTACCCCGCCATCCTGGACTTCACCGGGCAAGTGGGATGGGATCGCATGGTGCTGCTTGATGTGCAGGTTGTCGAGATTCCCACATCGCGTATGCGCGAGTTCGGCCTGCGCTGGGATGGAGTGACCCAAGGCGGTGCCAATGCCGGCATGGCCTGGGACGCCGGCTCGCGGGGGCGCATGACCCGACCCGGCGAATCCATCATCGAGACCACCGGGCCGGTGCCGGCCGCCGCGGGGTATTTCGGGGTCAATGCTCTGCTGTCCGCTCGCATCGCCGCGCTGGCTCAAAGCGGTGAAGCCGTCATGCTGGCGCAGCCGCAACTGCTTGCGCGCAGCGGCGCCAGCGCCACGTTCCTGGCGGGCGGCGAGGTTCCCTACACGTCGACCGATTCGCGTGGCAATCCCACCACCTTGTTCAAACCGTATGGCGTGTCGCTCAACATTACGCCGCGCATCGATCGAAACGGTGTGATTCGGTCGTTGATCGAAGTCGAGGCCAGTTCTGTCGACACGTCGCTTAGTGTGGCGGGCGGCCCGGCTTTGCGGACGCGGCGGGCTTCCACCGAGTTCAACGTCAGATCGGGCAATACGCTGGTCATTGGGGGATTCTTGTCGCGAGAACAAGGCCAGGAAATCAATGGACTGCCCTGGTTGCAGAACATCCCCATTCTTGGGGCCTTGTTCTCGTCGAGGCGGTTTCAGCAGCGCGAAACCGAACTGGCCATTTTTGTGACGCCCAAGATCGTGTCGCAAAGCGAGCCCGCAATGCAGGATCGGGTGCGGCGCGGACGTGGGGTGTTGGAGACGGCGTTTCCAGAGCCGCCACGCCTGGGAACCGCAACGCCCGTGACCGCCGAAGCTTGGGATCCCTATGCAGGCGCAGGCTCGCAATGGGTCGCCCGCGATGATTCCCCGCCGACGCCACAGCGAGAGTGA
- a CDS encoding ATPase, T2SS/T4P/T4SS family — protein sequence MTFEDSGVRRLLAPTPVLIGRGAQCGLRIVNWRVGRQHARLLRQDDDIVLEDLGTLAGTIVNGARVVRHAPVLPDDDILIGPCRLRVRWVAPDDAAPALAVALAVAPASPQAAVAPPAETASPSMVATSLPSIAPQRVQARRRLHAALLDALDLRRRDVAGMSDGTLRAEAERLLTHIVASDVDLPDDADKQALCREVLDEAVGLGPLEPLLAAPDITEIMVNRYDEIYVERAGRLWRHPAAFTSEQSVRWVIERIVTPLGRRIDESSPMVDARLPDGSRVHAIIPPVAMKGASLTIRKFPQRRPQMSDLIAAASLSEAMARFLALCVRMRKNLVVSGGTGSGKTTLLNILSNEIPDGERVVTIEDAAELRLNHDHLVALEARPANQEGRGHIAIRELVRNALRMRPDRIVVGECRGAEAFDMLTAMNTGHEGSLTTLHANSPRDALGRLESMILMAGLDLPLSAVREQIAASVELVVQQARLADGRRVVTSIVEVAGMESGRIQLQELFRFDRATGFKGSGALPSFSQGWAEDGVSMDPAWFTETSATKGSPSSRFAPELP from the coding sequence ATGACATTTGAAGATTCCGGCGTTCGCCGACTGTTGGCGCCGACACCGGTGCTGATCGGACGGGGCGCTCAGTGCGGCTTGCGTATCGTCAATTGGCGGGTGGGGCGGCAGCATGCCCGCTTGCTTCGTCAAGACGACGATATCGTTCTGGAGGACCTGGGCACCTTGGCAGGCACCATCGTGAACGGAGCAAGAGTGGTGCGTCATGCGCCGGTCTTGCCCGACGACGATATCCTGATAGGCCCTTGCCGCCTGCGCGTCCGGTGGGTCGCGCCGGATGATGCCGCGCCGGCCCTCGCTGTCGCCTTGGCCGTCGCGCCCGCATCACCGCAGGCAGCGGTGGCGCCCCCGGCTGAGACTGCTTCGCCTTCAATGGTCGCGACGTCGTTGCCGTCCATTGCGCCACAGCGCGTGCAGGCACGGCGGCGCCTGCACGCGGCGTTGCTTGACGCGCTGGACCTGCGCCGGCGCGACGTCGCGGGCATGAGCGACGGCACGTTGCGCGCGGAAGCCGAACGTTTGCTGACGCATATCGTCGCGTCGGACGTCGATTTGCCCGACGATGCGGACAAGCAGGCCTTGTGTCGAGAGGTACTGGACGAAGCCGTGGGCTTGGGACCCTTGGAACCCTTGCTGGCCGCGCCCGACATCACCGAGATCATGGTCAACCGTTATGACGAGATCTATGTGGAACGCGCCGGGCGGCTCTGGCGACATCCCGCCGCATTCACCAGCGAACAATCGGTGCGTTGGGTGATCGAACGCATCGTCACGCCACTGGGCCGCCGTATCGACGAAAGCTCTCCGATGGTTGACGCACGCTTGCCCGATGGATCGCGCGTGCACGCCATCATTCCTCCGGTGGCGATGAAAGGGGCCAGCCTGACCATCCGCAAGTTTCCGCAGCGACGCCCCCAGATGTCCGACTTGATCGCGGCGGCTTCCTTGAGCGAGGCCATGGCGCGGTTCCTGGCACTGTGCGTCAGAATGCGCAAGAATCTGGTTGTGTCCGGCGGCACGGGCTCGGGCAAAACAACCTTGCTGAACATCTTGTCCAACGAAATCCCCGATGGCGAGCGGGTCGTCACCATTGAGGATGCCGCCGAGTTGCGGCTGAATCACGATCATCTGGTGGCGCTGGAAGCGCGCCCCGCCAACCAGGAGGGCAGGGGGCATATCGCCATACGCGAGCTGGTACGCAATGCGCTGCGCATGCGGCCTGATCGTATCGTCGTCGGGGAATGCCGGGGCGCCGAAGCGTTCGACATGTTGACGGCCATGAATACGGGCCATGAGGGCTCGTTGACAACCCTGCATGCGAATTCACCCCGCGACGCCTTGGGCCGGCTGGAATCGATGATCCTGATGGCGGGCCTGGATTTGCCCTTGTCCGCCGTGCGGGAACAAATCGCCGCCAGCGTCGAACTTGTGGTGCAGCAGGCCCGCTTGGCGGATGGCCGCCGAGTCGTGACGTCGATCGTCGAAGTCGCGGGTATGGAAAGCGGGCGCATACAACTGCAGGAGCTATTCCGATTTGATCGGGCGACGGGGTTCAAGGGCAGTGGCGCTTTGCCCAGCTTTTCGCAAGGCTGGGCTGAGGACGGTGTGTCGATGGACCCGGCGTGGTTCACCGAAACATCGGCAACGAAGGGATCGCCTTCGTCCAGGTTTGCACCGGAGCTTCCATGA